From Novosphingobium resinovorum, the proteins below share one genomic window:
- a CDS encoding homoserine dehydrogenase, translated as MAEPLNIALAGLGTVGTGVVRLIETNAELIARRARRPIRIAAVSARDRTKDRGVDLSRYDWVDDTAALAARGDVDVVVEMVGGSDGPALALARNSIAGGKSLVTANKAMIAHHGLELAAAAEAKGVALKFEAAVAGGIPVIKGLSEGAAANAIERVYGILNGTCNYILSTMEDTGADFGDVLAEAQRLGYAEADPTFDIEGIDAAHKLSILAAIAFGSQLRFDAVETMGISRVKAADIEQARSLGYVIRLLGMAGVDLASGAPRLFQRVRPHLVPIDHPLAHVDGATNAVVAEGNFMGRLLFQGAGAGDGPTASAVVADIIDIARGEKGAAFSMPAGELEAMEPAESGHRVGSSYIRFTVPDRPGVLADITAAMRDAGVSIESLIQKGDPDQDGEVILAVVTHPGPESAVTEAMRILDGSDSLTAKPLVMQIIGA; from the coding sequence ATGGCCGAACCGCTGAATATCGCGCTTGCCGGACTGGGAACCGTCGGCACCGGCGTCGTCCGTCTCATCGAGACCAATGCGGAGCTGATCGCCCGCCGCGCCCGCCGTCCGATCCGCATCGCCGCCGTCAGCGCGCGCGACCGCACCAAGGATCGCGGCGTCGACCTCTCGCGCTACGACTGGGTGGACGACACCGCCGCCCTCGCCGCGCGGGGCGACGTCGACGTGGTGGTGGAAATGGTCGGCGGCTCGGACGGCCCGGCCCTCGCCCTCGCCCGCAACTCGATTGCGGGCGGCAAGAGCCTCGTCACCGCCAACAAGGCGATGATCGCGCATCACGGGCTGGAACTGGCCGCCGCCGCAGAGGCGAAGGGCGTTGCGCTCAAGTTCGAGGCGGCCGTCGCGGGCGGCATCCCGGTCATCAAGGGCCTGTCCGAAGGCGCCGCCGCCAACGCCATCGAGCGCGTCTACGGCATCCTCAACGGCACCTGCAACTACATCCTCTCGACCATGGAGGACACCGGCGCGGACTTCGGCGACGTTCTCGCCGAAGCGCAGCGGCTTGGCTATGCCGAGGCCGATCCGACCTTCGACATCGAGGGCATCGACGCGGCGCACAAGCTGTCGATCCTCGCCGCCATCGCGTTTGGTTCGCAGCTTCGCTTCGACGCGGTGGAGACGATGGGCATCAGCCGTGTCAAGGCCGCCGACATCGAGCAGGCCCGCTCGCTGGGCTACGTCATCCGCCTGCTCGGCATGGCCGGTGTCGATCTTGCGAGCGGCGCCCCTCGCCTTTTCCAGCGCGTGCGTCCGCACCTGGTGCCGATCGACCACCCGCTCGCCCATGTCGACGGGGCGACCAACGCGGTCGTGGCCGAAGGCAACTTCATGGGCCGCCTGCTGTTTCAGGGCGCGGGCGCCGGAGACGGCCCAACCGCCAGCGCGGTCGTCGCCGACATCATCGACATTGCGCGCGGCGAAAAGGGCGCGGCATTCTCGATGCCCGCAGGCGAGCTGGAAGCGATGGAACCGGCGGAATCCGGGCACCGCGTGGGCAGTTCCTACATCCGCTTCACCGTGCCGGACCGTCCGGGCGTGCTGGCCGACATCACCGCCGCCATGCGCGATGCGGGCGTCTCGATCGAGAGCCTGATCCAGAAGGGCGATCCCGATCAGGACGGCGAAGTCATCCTGGCGGTCGTCACGCATCCGGGGCCGGAGAGCGCCGTCACCGAGGCGATGCGCATTCTCGACGGGTCGGACAGCCTGACCGCGAAGCCGCTGGTGATGCAGATCATCGGGGCCTGA
- a CDS encoding ligase-associated DNA damage response DEXH box helicase, whose amino-acid sequence MTTPPSPVPSEIAAWFDSRGWQVRSHQQEMLAAADRGHHALLVADTGAGKTLSGFLPTLAAFCPSRLGPGKSPEGLHTLYVSPLKALATDVQRNLLTPVEEMGLPLRIETRSGDTPSDRKARQRARPPHILLTTPESLSLLLSYPEAPELFASLKRVVIDEVHAFATGKRGDLLALSLSRLQALAPDLQRSALSATLADPDEYRGWLAPWGEIESVELVVGEPGADPLVEILLPREERIPWSGHAATWAIPQLIEQIKAHRTTLVFTNTRFLAEYIFQELWDANEGNLPIGIHHGSLSREARRKVEAAMADGKLRALVCTASLDLGIDWGDIDLVVQMGAPKGSSRLLQRIGRANHRLDSPSEAMLVPGNRFEFLEAFAAQEAVREGQRDGDAFRPGGLDVLAQHVMAMACAGPFREEALLAEVRSSLSYAWVDETIFARVLEFVATGGYALRAYDRFRRIVRDRDGTWRLTHPEHAARHRLNAGIIVDAEMLDVRFRNGRSLGKVEEGFGASLEPGDTFRFAGMDLEVEALKDLELIVRAAKRSATIPSYMGQRMPISTHLADRVRTMLADRAGWARFPDDVREWLEVQDWRSHLPAPGQLLVESFPHRGLAYTSYYTFEGWNANQSLGMLITRRMEDQGLGPLGFVATDYTLVVWGLKAVDDPAALLSPDILTHEFVDWVQQSYLLRRAFREVAVISGLVERQQPGKRKSGRQVTFSTDLIYDVLRKYEPDHLLIEAAWADARARMTDVARVADVLDRAAREIDHVMLDRISPLSVPALSMIGRESLPSGAADDDLLLEAESLASVAMRIDPAAED is encoded by the coding sequence ATGACAACGCCCCCTTCCCCCGTGCCGTCGGAGATCGCGGCATGGTTCGATTCGCGCGGTTGGCAGGTGCGCAGCCACCAGCAGGAGATGCTCGCCGCAGCGGATCGGGGGCACCACGCGCTGCTCGTCGCTGATACCGGTGCGGGCAAGACGCTCTCCGGCTTCCTGCCGACGCTCGCGGCGTTCTGTCCCTCTCGCCTCGGACCCGGAAAATCGCCCGAGGGGCTCCACACACTCTACGTATCGCCACTGAAGGCGCTGGCGACCGACGTGCAGCGCAACCTTCTCACGCCCGTCGAGGAGATGGGCCTGCCGCTTCGCATCGAAACCCGCAGCGGCGACACGCCATCCGACCGCAAGGCCCGGCAGCGCGCGCGGCCGCCACATATCCTCCTGACCACGCCCGAATCGCTTTCGCTGCTGCTATCCTATCCTGAAGCGCCGGAACTGTTCGCCAGCCTCAAACGCGTCGTAATCGACGAGGTCCATGCCTTCGCTACCGGCAAGCGCGGCGACCTGCTGGCATTGTCGCTCTCCCGGCTGCAGGCGCTGGCCCCGGACCTCCAACGCTCGGCGCTCTCGGCAACCCTTGCCGATCCGGACGAATATCGCGGATGGCTGGCCCCCTGGGGCGAGATCGAAAGCGTCGAACTGGTCGTAGGAGAACCCGGTGCTGATCCACTGGTCGAAATCCTGCTCCCACGCGAAGAGCGCATTCCCTGGAGCGGACATGCGGCGACCTGGGCGATCCCCCAACTCATCGAACAGATCAAGGCCCATCGCACCACGCTCGTGTTCACCAACACCCGCTTCCTTGCCGAATATATCTTCCAGGAACTATGGGACGCGAACGAAGGCAACCTGCCGATCGGCATCCACCACGGATCGCTTTCGCGCGAGGCACGGCGCAAGGTCGAGGCGGCGATGGCGGACGGGAAGTTGCGCGCTCTCGTCTGTACCGCCAGCCTCGACCTCGGCATCGACTGGGGCGATATCGACTTGGTGGTGCAGATGGGTGCGCCCAAGGGCTCATCGCGCCTGCTGCAGCGGATCGGGCGCGCCAACCACCGGCTCGACAGCCCCAGCGAGGCAATGCTGGTACCGGGCAACCGCTTCGAATTCCTCGAGGCCTTCGCCGCGCAGGAGGCCGTGCGCGAAGGCCAGCGCGATGGCGACGCCTTCCGCCCCGGCGGCCTCGATGTCCTCGCCCAGCACGTCATGGCGATGGCGTGCGCAGGGCCGTTTCGCGAGGAGGCTCTGCTCGCCGAGGTACGCTCATCACTCAGCTACGCCTGGGTGGACGAGACGATCTTCGCCCGCGTCCTCGAATTCGTCGCGACCGGCGGCTATGCCCTGCGCGCCTACGACCGCTTCCGCCGCATCGTGCGCGACAGGGACGGGACCTGGCGACTGACCCATCCCGAACATGCGGCGCGCCACCGGCTCAATGCAGGGATCATCGTCGATGCCGAGATGCTCGACGTGCGCTTTCGCAACGGGCGTTCGCTGGGCAAGGTGGAAGAAGGTTTCGGCGCCAGTCTTGAGCCGGGCGATACGTTCCGCTTCGCCGGGATGGACCTGGAAGTCGAAGCGCTGAAGGATCTGGAACTCATCGTGCGCGCCGCGAAGCGCTCCGCGACGATACCCAGCTACATGGGCCAGCGCATGCCGATCTCGACGCATCTTGCCGACCGGGTGCGCACGATGCTTGCGGACCGGGCCGGATGGGCGCGGTTCCCGGACGACGTGCGTGAATGGCTGGAAGTTCAGGACTGGCGCTCGCACCTGCCGGCTCCCGGCCAGTTGCTGGTGGAGAGCTTCCCGCATCGGGGCCTCGCCTACACCAGCTATTATACATTCGAGGGCTGGAATGCGAATCAATCGCTCGGCATGCTGATCACCCGGCGCATGGAAGACCAGGGGCTGGGCCCGCTGGGCTTCGTCGCGACCGACTATACGCTGGTGGTCTGGGGGCTTAAGGCGGTGGACGATCCGGCCGCGCTGCTTTCACCCGATATCCTGACTCACGAGTTCGTCGACTGGGTCCAGCAATCCTACTTGCTGCGCCGCGCCTTTCGCGAGGTGGCGGTGATCTCGGGGCTCGTCGAGCGCCAGCAGCCCGGCAAGCGCAAGTCCGGGCGACAAGTCACGTTCTCGACGGATCTGATCTACGACGTGCTGCGCAAGTATGAGCCCGATCACTTGCTGATCGAGGCGGCCTGGGCCGACGCGCGGGCCCGGATGACCGATGTGGCCCGCGTGGCCGACGTGCTCGACCGGGCTGCTCGGGAGATCGACCACGTGATGCTTGACCGGATCAGCCCGCTCTCGGTGCCAGCGCTCTCGATGATCGGCCGGGAAAGCCTGCCGTCCGGTGCGGCCGACGACGACCTGTTGCTGGAGGCCGAGAGTCTGGCATCGGTCGCCATGCGCATCGATCCTGCTGCCGAGGATTGA
- a CDS encoding MotA/TolQ/ExbB proton channel family protein has translation MLIVDILAAAGAPQNKFGFAEALQQGGFIAYATVIILGIMSFGSFYILFTKWFEQSKILRQFNAIRTTFWKAPTLREGAAKLEKNSAWRQLVEDGIAAEDQHSKMTDSLEAHDWLHGSLSRSEATINARLSGGLPFLATVGATSPFIGLFGTVVGIYRALIAIGLAGSASIDKVAGPVGEALIMTALGLLVAVPAVLAYNYLQSRNKRIAELLTGFSNDILANINSKGAIKPTVAVAAKAAPAPAKPAAAPAKP, from the coding sequence ATGCTTATCGTTGACATCCTTGCCGCCGCGGGCGCGCCGCAGAACAAGTTCGGCTTCGCCGAAGCGCTTCAGCAGGGCGGTTTCATCGCTTACGCGACCGTGATCATCCTGGGCATCATGTCCTTCGGTTCGTTCTACATCCTGTTCACCAAGTGGTTCGAGCAGTCGAAGATCCTGCGCCAGTTCAACGCGATCCGCACGACCTTCTGGAAGGCTCCGACCCTGCGTGAAGGCGCTGCCAAGCTCGAGAAGAACAGCGCATGGCGCCAGCTCGTCGAAGACGGCATCGCCGCTGAAGACCAGCACTCGAAGATGACCGACTCGCTTGAAGCCCACGACTGGCTGCACGGTTCGCTGTCGCGTTCGGAAGCGACCATCAACGCTCGCCTCTCCGGCGGCCTGCCCTTCCTCGCCACCGTCGGTGCGACCTCGCCGTTCATCGGTCTGTTCGGTACCGTCGTCGGCATCTACCGCGCACTGATCGCGATCGGTCTCGCCGGTTCGGCCTCGATCGACAAGGTCGCGGGTCCGGTCGGTGAAGCGCTGATCATGACCGCGCTCGGTCTGCTCGTCGCCGTTCCGGCCGTGCTTGCCTACAACTACCTGCAGTCGCGCAACAAGCGTATTGCCGAACTGCTGACCGGCTTCTCGAACGACATTCTCGCGAACATCAACTCGAAGGGCGCCATCAAGCCGACCGTCGCTGTCGCGGCCAAGGCTGCTCCGGCCCCCGCCAAGCCGGCTGCCGCTCCCGCCAAGCCGTAA
- a CDS encoding ExbD/TolR family protein — translation MAMSAGKSDGEPMMEMNTTPLIDVMLCLLIMFIMSIPVATHSIDIDLPVATPPTDTPPPIDPVKNKIVLTQDSKVMWNGTQIDQGRLVQTLEATTRMTPEPELQFQPEPEASYELSAQVLEVIKASQVTKFGFVGNEQFATFGK, via the coding sequence ATGGCAATGTCAGCAGGCAAGTCTGATGGCGAGCCGATGATGGAGATGAACACGACGCCGTTGATCGACGTCATGCTCTGCCTCCTCATCATGTTCATCATGTCCATCCCGGTTGCGACGCACTCGATCGATATCGATCTGCCCGTCGCGACCCCTCCGACGGACACTCCGCCTCCGATCGACCCCGTCAAGAACAAGATCGTGCTGACTCAGGACAGCAAGGTCATGTGGAACGGGACCCAGATCGATCAGGGGCGTCTGGTCCAGACGCTCGAAGCCACGACCCGCATGACCCCCGAGCCGGAACTTCAGTTCCAGCCCGAGCCGGAAGCCAGCTACGAGCTGTCGGCACAGGTTCTCGAGGTCATCAAGGCCTCGCAGGTCACGAAGTTCGGCTTCGTCGGCAACGAACAGTTCGCGACTTTCGGCAAGTAA
- the glpX gene encoding class II fructose-bisphosphatase — protein MSENTTPASHVLDRVLVLEMVRVTEAAAIAASSLIGRGDEKAADHAAVEAMRKAFDGLYIDGTVVIGEGERDEAPMLFIGEKVGGAPGKGPKIDIALDPLEGTTITAKAGPNSLAVLAAAEEGGLLNAPDVYMEKIAVGPGYPDGVIDLDKTPTQNVEAVAAAKGVKPSDIIVCVLDRPRHEALIAELREIGCGVVLIGDGDVAGVIAVTDEDTTIDLYMGSGGAPEGVLAAAALRCVGGQFNGRLLFRNDDERSRARKWGIKDLDKIYKLEELAKGDCIFAATGVTSGSLLDGVKRRKGGIMTTESVVMRASSGTVRWIRGEHRI, from the coding sequence ATGTCCGAAAACACTACCCCCGCAAGTCATGTACTCGATCGCGTTCTGGTCCTCGAAATGGTGCGCGTCACCGAGGCTGCCGCCATCGCCGCGTCCTCCCTCATAGGACGCGGAGACGAGAAGGCAGCCGATCATGCCGCAGTCGAGGCAATGCGCAAGGCCTTTGACGGCCTCTACATCGACGGGACGGTCGTAATCGGCGAGGGGGAGCGCGACGAGGCACCGATGCTCTTCATCGGCGAGAAGGTCGGCGGCGCTCCGGGCAAGGGTCCGAAGATCGACATCGCGCTCGATCCGCTCGAAGGCACCACCATCACCGCCAAGGCCGGGCCGAACTCGCTGGCAGTGCTGGCGGCGGCGGAGGAAGGTGGCCTGCTCAACGCGCCCGACGTCTACATGGAGAAGATCGCGGTCGGCCCCGGCTATCCGGACGGCGTGATCGACCTCGACAAGACCCCGACCCAGAACGTCGAGGCGGTGGCGGCGGCCAAGGGCGTGAAGCCTTCGGACATCATCGTCTGCGTGCTCGACCGCCCCCGCCACGAGGCGCTGATCGCCGAGCTGCGCGAGATCGGCTGCGGTGTCGTGCTGATCGGCGACGGCGACGTGGCGGGCGTCATCGCCGTGACCGACGAGGATACCACGATCGACCTCTACATGGGCTCGGGCGGCGCGCCCGAGGGCGTGCTGGCTGCTGCGGCGCTGCGCTGCGTCGGCGGACAGTTCAACGGCCGCCTGCTGTTCCGCAACGATGACGAGCGCTCGCGGGCGCGCAAGTGGGGCATCAAGGACCTCGACAAGATCTACAAGCTGGAGGAACTGGCCAAGGGCGACTGCATCTTCGCCGCCACCGGGGTCACCAGCGGCTCGCTGCTCGACGGGGTGAAGCGGCGCAAGGGCGGCATCATGACCACCGAAAGCGTCGTCATGCGCGCCAGTTCGGGCACCGTGCGCTGGATCAGGGGCGAGCATCGGATCTGA
- a CDS encoding inositol monophosphatase family protein — protein MKLDHDIALALRLADAAGEAIRPHFRTGLAADRKSDASPVTVADRAAEEAMRRILKAEVPRDSIIGEEFGTETGTSNRTWVLDPIDGTIAFMGGRATFGTLIALLVDGWPVLGIIDQPILNERWVGASGHATTFNRREVRTRPCRELSDMMLATTGPQYFDDHQGAHFMALAAKTDHKRMMFGGDCYNYGLLASGHIDLVCEAGLKLHDWAALVPIVEGAGGIMCDWNGEPLNADSGGEVLAIGDPARLEDVIEAMACDNHGHHHD, from the coding sequence ATGAAACTCGACCACGACATCGCCCTCGCGCTCCGCCTCGCCGATGCGGCCGGTGAAGCGATTCGCCCTCACTTCCGCACCGGCCTCGCCGCCGACCGCAAGTCCGACGCCTCGCCCGTCACCGTGGCCGACCGGGCGGCAGAAGAAGCCATGCGGCGCATCCTCAAGGCCGAAGTCCCGCGAGACAGCATCATCGGCGAGGAGTTCGGCACCGAGACCGGCACCTCCAACCGGACCTGGGTGCTCGACCCGATCGACGGCACCATCGCGTTCATGGGCGGGCGTGCGACCTTCGGCACGCTGATCGCGCTGCTGGTCGACGGCTGGCCGGTGCTGGGGATCATCGACCAGCCCATCCTGAACGAGCGCTGGGTCGGCGCCAGCGGCCACGCCACCACTTTCAACCGCCGCGAAGTGCGCACCCGCCCCTGCCGCGAACTCTCCGACATGATGCTGGCGACGACAGGCCCGCAGTACTTCGACGACCATCAGGGCGCCCACTTCATGGCGCTGGCGGCCAAGACCGACCACAAGCGCATGATGTTCGGCGGCGACTGCTACAACTACGGCCTGCTGGCGAGCGGCCACATCGACCTCGTCTGCGAGGCGGGGCTCAAGCTGCACGACTGGGCGGCGCTGGTCCCCATCGTCGAGGGCGCGGGCGGCATCATGTGCGACTGGAACGGCGAGCCCCTGAATGCGGACTCCGGCGGCGAAGTGCTGGCGATCGGCGACCCGGCGCGGCTGGAGGACGTGATCGAAGCGATGGCCTGTGACAATCACGGCCATCATCACGACTGA
- a CDS encoding TonB family protein, producing MAYADQQMSTNKVVALVIVALIHVFVGYALVTGLAYEAAKKVINKVTTVDIKEEKPKEEEPPPPPPKEDTPPPPIVAPPPPINIAPAPPPVQTVITPPPAPPVVIQTAAPPPAPPPPPPGPSKARGVKPKGQGSWAARIQSNYPTRAAREEREGRVGVRVTVGGDGKVSACSVSASSGSPDLDEAACDGMQRYARFDPALDADGNPISSSYSTAIVYKLN from the coding sequence ATGGCTTACGCTGACCAGCAGATGAGCACCAACAAGGTTGTTGCTCTTGTCATTGTCGCCTTGATCCATGTCTTCGTCGGCTATGCGCTCGTCACCGGCTTGGCCTATGAGGCGGCGAAGAAGGTCATCAACAAGGTGACCACCGTGGATATCAAGGAGGAAAAGCCCAAGGAGGAAGAGCCACCGCCGCCGCCTCCGAAGGAAGATACGCCGCCGCCGCCTATCGTGGCGCCGCCGCCGCCGATCAACATCGCCCCGGCTCCGCCGCCGGTGCAGACTGTGATCACTCCGCCCCCGGCTCCGCCGGTGGTGATCCAGACCGCAGCGCCGCCGCCGGCTCCGCCGCCGCCGCCGCCCGGTCCGTCTAAGGCTCGCGGCGTCAAGCCGAAGGGCCAGGGCAGCTGGGCCGCCCGCATTCAGTCGAACTATCCGACCCGCGCTGCTCGTGAAGAGCGCGAAGGCCGCGTCGGTGTTCGCGTGACTGTCGGTGGCGACGGTAAGGTTTCGGCCTGTTCCGTTTCCGCTTCGAGCGGCAGCCCGGATCTGGATGAGGCCGCTTGCGACGGTATGCAGCGCTACGCGCGCTTCGACCCGGCGCTCGATGCGGACGGCAACCCGATCTCGTCGTCGTACTCGACCGCGATCGTGTACAAGCTCAACTAA
- a CDS encoding ribose-phosphate pyrophosphokinase, giving the protein MKIMSGNSNLPLARAIAGYLELPLTDAAVRRFADEEIFVEIHENVRGEDVFVVQPTSYPVNDNLMELLICIDALRRASAKRITAVVPYFGYARQDRKPGPRTPISAKLVANLLTEAGADRVLSVDLHAGQIQGFFDIPTDNLFAAPVMAADIQARYGDQSLMVVSPDVGGVVRARALAKRLDNAPLSIVDKRRDKPGQSEVMNIIGDVKGRACILIDDIIDSGGTLCNAAQALMDEGAASVTAYITHGVLSGAAVSRVTNSALKELVITDSIMPTEAAKASDKIRILPIAPLLGEAIRRIADESSVSSLFD; this is encoded by the coding sequence ATGAAGATCATGTCCGGCAACAGCAACCTGCCGCTCGCACGCGCGATCGCAGGGTATCTCGAACTGCCGCTCACCGACGCCGCCGTCCGCCGCTTTGCGGATGAGGAAATCTTCGTGGAAATTCACGAGAACGTCCGCGGCGAGGACGTCTTCGTGGTCCAGCCGACCAGCTACCCCGTCAACGACAACCTGATGGAACTGCTGATCTGCATCGACGCGCTGCGCCGTGCCTCGGCCAAGCGCATCACGGCCGTGGTCCCCTACTTCGGCTACGCCCGCCAGGACCGCAAGCCCGGCCCGCGCACCCCGATCTCGGCCAAGCTGGTCGCCAACCTGCTGACCGAAGCCGGCGCCGACCGCGTGCTCTCGGTCGATCTGCACGCCGGGCAGATCCAGGGCTTCTTCGACATCCCCACCGACAACCTGTTCGCGGCCCCCGTCATGGCAGCGGACATCCAGGCCCGCTACGGCGACCAGTCGCTGATGGTGGTCTCGCCCGACGTCGGCGGTGTGGTCCGTGCCCGCGCGCTCGCCAAGCGCCTCGACAACGCGCCGCTCTCGATCGTCGACAAGCGCCGCGACAAGCCGGGCCAGTCGGAAGTCATGAACATCATCGGTGATGTGAAGGGCCGCGCCTGCATCCTGATCGATGATATTATCGATTCGGGCGGTACCCTGTGCAACGCCGCGCAGGCGCTGATGGACGAAGGCGCCGCCAGCGTCACCGCCTACATCACCCATGGCGTCCTGTCGGGCGCGGCGGTGAGCCGCGTGACCAATTCCGCGCTCAAGGAACTGGTCATCACCGATTCGATCATGCCGACCGAAGCCGCCAAGGCTTCGGACAAGATTCGCATCCTGCCGATCGCCCCGCTGCTTGGCGAGGCGATCCGCCGCATCGCCGACGAAAGCTCGGTGTCCAGTCTGTTCGACTGA
- a CDS encoding ExbD/TolR family protein has translation MAISTGGGGAETPMSDINTTPLVDVMLVLLIIFLIAVPVAIQTIEKLRIPVIVAQESKDKVENLLLTVSTTDASGKSAGEPGFQGANRGGECRIYINNVTPVTSEELRDQAFKRLDAIVKREGGPQALMANPDLIPQVHIRGDVESPWRCVAGAIYNVQISGYPTVGFITNPIDPN, from the coding sequence ATGGCGATATCCACGGGCGGAGGCGGTGCAGAGACACCGATGTCCGACATCAACACGACGCCGCTCGTCGACGTCATGCTGGTGCTGCTCATCATCTTCCTGATCGCGGTTCCGGTCGCGATTCAGACGATCGAGAAGCTGCGCATTCCCGTCATCGTAGCGCAGGAGTCGAAGGACAAGGTGGAGAATCTCCTCCTTACCGTCTCGACCACCGACGCTTCGGGCAAGAGCGCGGGCGAACCCGGTTTCCAGGGTGCGAACCGCGGCGGTGAATGCCGCATCTACATCAACAACGTGACGCCGGTGACTTCCGAGGAACTGCGCGACCAGGCCTTCAAGCGTCTTGACGCGATCGTGAAGCGCGAAGGTGGTCCGCAGGCTCTCATGGCAAACCCGGATCTCATCCCGCAGGTCCACATTCGTGGTGACGTCGAATCGCCTTGGCGCTGCGTCGCCGGTGCGATCTACAACGTCCAGATTTCGGGTTATCCGACGGTTGGCTTCATCACCAACCCGATCGATCCTAACTGA
- a CDS encoding helix-turn-helix domain-containing protein, which translates to MQRRNRPAVDPSIAPQQGITRDGQPLSYNRAPAPDLAPWLGRLYVTKVDLPKDYTVSCGLFSDTACVRVQMAGDWTAETVDGPITTQGGAFYFGPHSRRMPISVTGSFVSVGYIIRPGTGTALKLARVGEFLDKIVPTDVLTAPSDDFLQALEPDATPEEWLQSIEGLVRQQVERLGGAAPDPVTARFEEISLRDPGISVSDAAAECGVDRRKLERVVSRDFGLPPKQVLRRARALDMASHLRGVADAREGDEIALRYYDESHLIHEFTELFGMSPRQFVTRPQPILTLALESRQARPWE; encoded by the coding sequence ATGCAACGCAGGAACCGTCCTGCGGTCGATCCCTCGATTGCGCCGCAGCAAGGCATTACACGTGACGGGCAACCCCTGTCCTACAACCGCGCGCCTGCGCCGGATCTGGCACCTTGGCTGGGCCGCCTCTATGTCACGAAAGTCGATCTGCCCAAGGATTACACGGTGTCCTGCGGACTGTTCAGCGACACGGCCTGCGTGCGCGTGCAAATGGCCGGGGACTGGACGGCGGAAACCGTCGATGGTCCCATCACTACCCAGGGCGGCGCGTTCTATTTCGGTCCGCACTCGCGGCGCATGCCGATCTCGGTGACAGGCAGCTTCGTAAGCGTGGGCTACATCATCCGTCCGGGAACGGGCACGGCGCTGAAGCTGGCGCGCGTGGGCGAATTTCTCGACAAGATCGTTCCGACCGACGTTCTGACGGCGCCCTCGGACGACTTCCTGCAGGCGCTGGAGCCTGATGCGACGCCGGAGGAATGGCTGCAGTCGATCGAGGGTCTGGTTCGCCAGCAGGTCGAGAGGCTGGGAGGTGCGGCACCTGACCCGGTGACCGCGCGGTTCGAGGAGATCAGCCTGCGCGATCCGGGCATTTCTGTCAGTGATGCGGCGGCCGAGTGCGGGGTCGATCGCCGCAAGCTGGAGCGCGTGGTCAGCCGTGACTTCGGCCTGCCGCCCAAGCAGGTGCTGCGCCGCGCCCGCGCGCTCGACATGGCGAGCCACCTGCGCGGCGTCGCCGATGCGCGCGAAGGGGATGAGATCGCCCTGCGCTATTACGACGAGAGCCACCTGATCCATGAATTCACCGAACTGTTCGGCATGTCGCCGCGCCAGTTCGTCACGCGCCCGCAGCCGATCCTGACGCTCGCCCTCGAATCGCGCCAGGCGCGGCCCTGGGAGTAG